Proteins from one Hemiscyllium ocellatum isolate sHemOce1 chromosome 8, sHemOce1.pat.X.cur, whole genome shotgun sequence genomic window:
- the mgat2 gene encoding alpha-1,6-mannosyl-glycoprotein 2-beta-N-acetylglucosaminyltransferase, which yields MRFRIYKRKVLLLALVMLLAAFVLWTGGKQRKNEAFPREDQTSRSSGKAGAGNPTRKVSNESQASKFEKPEVDNLTLVYRGIVFQLNFDQTIRNQETAKSRSPNDLVVVVQVHNRPEYLQILVNSLRKAKGIENVLLIFSHDFWSPQINQIVASVDFCQVLQIFFPFSIQLYPNEFPGHDPRDCPRDISKANAFKLGCINAEYQDSFGHYRESKFCQTKHHWWWKLHFVWERVKVLEDHKGLVLFIEEDHYLSPDFYHVMKNMWHLKTESCPDCDILTLGTYTRVSDFTDKASKVEVKTWRSTEHNMGMAMTRETYQKLIECTDAFCEYDDYNWDWTLQYLTVSCLPRYWKVMVCEAPRIFHAGDCGMHHKKACMPSAEVAKIDKIISSNVQHLFPETMAISEIYPLAAIGPHVKNGGWGDIRDHELCASYRRLQ from the coding sequence ATGAGGTTCCGCATTTACAAGAGGAAAGTGCTGCTGCTGGCTCTCGTCATGCTGCTCGCCGCCTTCGTCTTGTGGACCGGCGGAAAGCAGAGGAAAAACGAAGCTTTTCCGAGGGAAGACCAAACTTCACGGAGCAGCGGGAAAGCGGGCGCCGGGAACCCGACCAGGAAAGTTTCCAACGAGTCGCAGGCGAGCAAGTTCGAAAAGCCTGAGGTCGACAACCTGACCCTGGTGTACCGCGGCATCGTTTTCCAGCTGAACTTTGACCAGACCATCAGAAACCAGGAGACCGCTAAGTCTCGATCCCCCAATGATTTAGTGGTGGTGGTCCAAGTGCACAACAGACCGGAATACCTGCAGATCCTCGTCAATTCGCTCAGAAAAGCCAAAGGAATAGAGAACGTTCTGCTGATCTTCAGCCACGACTTCTGGTCCCCGCAGATCAACCAGATCGTAGCTAGCGTCGATTTTTGCCAAGTGTTACAAATATTTTTTCCATTCAGTATCCAGTTGTATCCCAACGAATTCCCTGGACACGATCCCAGAGATTGCCCTCGTGACATAAGCAAAGCGAATGCTTTCAAGCTGGGCTGTATCAATGCTGAGTATCAAGATTCATTTGGCCATTATCGAGAATCCAAATTTTGTCAGACCAAACATCACTGGTGGTGGAAGTTGCATTTTGTTTGGGAAAGAGTAAAAGTTTTGGAAGATCATAAGGGGTTAGTGCTTTTCATTGAAGAGGACCATTATTTATCACCTGATTTCTATCATGTCATGAAAAATATGTGGCATCTGAAGACTGAAAGTTGCCCTGATTGTGACATATTGACCCTTGGTACATATACACGTGTCAGTGATTTCACAGATAAAGCAAGTAAAGTGGAAGTGAAAACCTGGCGATCAACAGAACATAACATGGGCATGGCTATGACTAGAGAGACATATCAAAAACTGATAGAGTGCACAGATGCTTTCTGTGAATATGATGACTACAACTGGGACTGGACATTACAGTATTTAACCGTATCCTGTCTGCCTCGGTATTGGAAAGTTATGGTCTGTGAGGCTCCTCGTATTTTCCATGCTGGTGATTGTGGCATGCATCACAAGAAAGCTTGCATGCCATCTGCTGAAGTTGCTAAAATTGACAAGATTATAAGTAGCAACGTACAGCACTTGTTTCCAGAAACAATGGCAATAAGTGAAATATATCCTTTGGCTGCAATTGGCCCACATGTGAAGAATGGAGGTTGGGGAGATATTAGGGACCATGAACTTTGTGCAAGTTACCGCCGGCTACAATAA